CAGCCAGCTTGGCGTAAGACTTGAAGTGCAGTCTTGCCTCTGACGTAGAGGTCAAACTGCTGCAGACTGTTCTGTTTGTGAGACTTAAGGTTACTGTTAATGTCAACAGACGTTGTTTGCCTTCTAGATCGGCCTATGCAGAATACAAGATGTGCTGTCTACACGGTAGTTTGCAACAGAACTGACTGACAGCTAACCTGAACTCTGTTGTTTTGATAAGCCTTGTCTTAGATAAGGAAGGAGTTCCAGAATACAGCATTTGACTTGATCATATCTCATGGGGCTGCATCAATGCGCTTCTCTCAGGTAACTGATTATGATCTGGCCTCGTGTTTGAACTAGAATCGTGGCAGTATTGAAGcaacagagagaggaaaaagcaTCCGTAGTCATATCAGTATAACAGAGTGTAGTTTTAGCTTGCATATTTCTGGCTGGGTTAGTGTGTTACAACTCTGAGATACTGGTGCCATTCAGGGAACCCTGATTTGGGAGTTCAGGCAGGACCAATCAGGTTGCATCGTCATCACAGCAAACCTACCCGTGGTTGTCAGCAGCCAGTGACCTATATTCTCCAGAGTTACATCACCACTGTGCGACTGCAGTCTGTGTCAGTGTATCAGACACAGATGATGTGCCAGACTGAGCCTATCATAATCTAATGGTGCTccaggaaacaaaacaaacaaggtgGCTGTTTTTACAGAACACACTTGAACTGAGGCACCTTGTCTTATTTTGTCCATATCAGGAATTTCAGGCAGGAACGTGCCCAACTTTTCAGGTCCAACCTTAAGTACCGTActaatttgttttcttttctgaTTTCTACTGGTGTCTAAATACGTGAACCATGCTGATCCACTAACTGTCTTttaatgttgaaataaaagaggCCAAAAGGCAGGGCTAGCCATTAATATATCTGACAGAGGGACTGTTGAACAGGACAGCCTGGAGAACGGGAGAGCAGACGGGGGAGGGGGAGAGGGGGAGCGAGAGATCATCTGGAAGAGGAGAGAGGAAGTGGTGGCGCGAGAGAGGGCGGAGGCATTGGAGAGACAGAGGTTGGCGGAGTACATCGTGTGGAGGAAGAGAGAGGGCTTCCAAGAGAAGAGAGGAGACCAAGAGAAGGGAGGAAAGAGTGCAGAGAAAGGGAAGGAGGCTGTGCCAGAAGTCATCTGGAAGAAGAGAGCAGAAGACGACGACGACACAGGGAGGGAAAAGGCGAAGGCCATTCAAAGAGGACGTGACACCGTGTGGAGGAAGAGGGAAAGGGAATAAAAAAAGAGGAGTCTGACAAATTTCAGAATGCGAAACTCTTGAAAAGTAGGTGTTACAGAAAGCATGCTGCCAGGAGGAGCTGGAGACTAGCCATAAATCAGTaagcctcctctctctctctcttctctagcCGTCCAAGGCTTCATTGAGCTCTGCAGGTGCTTGTTGTACTATCGACCAGCTGGAGCCGTGcaagtgtctgttgtgtgtttgttgctgCCGTGTTAGCGCACACAGCATCCTTGTGCTCGTCGTTGGCTGCTAATAGGATTTTTATGTCTGTTTCAAGCAGGAGGGATCTACCAAAGGGTGCTGCTACGCACGTGCACATGAAAGAACACGTACACAGAGATAATCTAAGAGGTATTGTGAGCAGAGAAGTTTTAAACTGTCCCATTCCTGTAAATGCACCCCTCAGTGCACTAATACACAAGTGAGGGGGTGTTGAGAGACAGTGACTTGTGTTGATTCTCCACGGTGCCCGTGACAGCTGGATCACTGGCCCTCACTGAGAGGCTATTAAGTTTACTCAAGATATTCACAGATATTGTTTTACATGATGGCAAAAACACTGTACCAAGAAGCGCACTTTGTGGCTCTTTCAGAACATGTCCTTATCCGTCCTCGGGAACACAAAGAACATTGAAGCAGATTAAAAGTGAACTGATGACAACATGATCTGCACTGGTGCAcgcaacacaaactttttttatCTGCATACTGCCATTCGCTGGTACACCCCACTGCTCCTGTGCGCCTTTTCTCATTTCGCATTCATCGTGGACAAAGCTGTTTTTGACGTCGCTCGGAGCTGGCTGCCTGGTATTGAGTGGAGGACAGACAGCCACACAGATGGATGCAGCCGTTACACTGAGGGAGACTTACAGATGGATGTGTGTGTCCCTTTAGAGAGAAACTTTGAATACTGAAACAAAGAGACTTTGATTTGAATCACAGCGAGCCTGTGTGGACTTGTGTGAAGATAAAAACTGACACTGCACATTCATTATGGAGCTTGTTCCAAAAACCAAGTACACCCACTTTCGGAGTGAATCGCTGAGCTCAACTGATGAAACAAACTCCAATCCATCATCGTTCCCTCCTTCCAGCCCTGCTACCCCACTCACTCCCTCGCCTGGTTTGCCTTCTTCTCTTTCCTCCTCGTCTCTAACGCCCATCTTACCCCCCTCTTCTCCCCGCCCGGCTGAGAACAGCCCCACCACACTTTGCTCTTTCTTCCCAAGGATGGGATCCCTTCGCTTGGGTGTTTCTGCTACTCTTCTCCCAGGTCTCAAGGCCTCAAGCAGGCCACAACAGCCCCAGGCGCGTGTGGAGTCCTCCGGGGATGACCGGAGCAGTTCAAGCTCCTCCCCTCCGTCTCATCACCCTGCTCCTCCTCTAACAGCTCCTTCTCCCCCTCCCCGACCTCCTCTGCAGGACATGAACCGGCTAGCAGTGGTGTCCAGGAGGGCACGGGTGGAAGGAGGGCAGCTGGGAGGAGATGAGTGGACGCGCCATGGCTCCTTTGTCAACAAGCCCACCCGTGGTTGGCTACACTCTGACACTGTGGTTAGCACCACCGGGGTCTCCTACACTGTACGGGTAAGTGATTGTATAGTCTCAGTGACTGCATTATTCACTTAGTTTTTATCaaattgttttcacatgcagttcTTGACAGAGAAAGACACCAAATTTCATTATTGTTTTTATCTTGTTTCCTTCGCTCCGTTCCATCTGTGCAGTCGGCCTGTGAAGGTCTGTTGGTAATGTGTTGTCTTCCTGTTTCCTGGGCAGTACATGGGTTGCGTTGAGGTGCTACAGTCGATGCGAGCGCTGGACTTCAGCACCAGAACTCAGGTCACCAGGTGAGCTTGCACACTACTCATTCGCTGCTTGTTGTTTCTCATTTCAGTGCTGATTTCTTTATACATGAACAGGATGCTAAAGATGCGGTGCAGAGTTTGAAGCACTAATTGCATACACTCTGTCAGTTTCTGCCCTACTTCTGCTTTCGCCAGCTTGCttgcatttttttcttctttttctgagTGCATCAGTTCATTTGAGTCCATGTATATGTGCCTGCTGCTCTCCATCCCTTAAATTACCACGTTCTGGATTCCTTGTGGTTTCCCTCTAGTTTCCGTAGTGATGTTTGTCTCCATGGCAAAAATGGAGTACAGTTGCCAGGGGCGATAAATTCTACAGCTACTGGCAGATAGCATTTAATCAGTACAATGGTGAGTCCAGGAAGGTGTGATAGTTAAGAAAACAGGCTGTTGCAACACTTGCATATTGTTAATGTTTCAGGGAGGCTATTTCGGTGGTGTGTGAGGCAGTTCCTGGAGCCAAAGGAGCCCAGCGTAGGAGAAAGGTACACACCATGCACGCAAGTACACACCCATAtagagcattatttatttatactgcTTAAGTGGACGGCGGTAAGTGGGAATGGTTTTCAGCACAAGAGCTAGATTTAGCTCAATTGTCCACTCTGTGGTCAGTTGGCTACTCAGTCATGcattttctgtctctctgtctctcgcatACACACACAAGTCTTGATTTAGGCTGACTGAACACTAGTGTGGTTAGTGGGATTCTTGCAGGTAATTACCCATCATTCTTAAGTCTCTGTTCTCTCCTTTTGTCACAAGGGAGGCTCAAGAGTTTGCTCAGTAGGACATGTGGAGCCAATGCTAAGCCGAACCAGCACTGCAAATTAGCAGACACAGCCACCAGTTTGCTGTTtacaggctgtgtgtgtgtgtgtgtgtgtgtgtgtgtgtgtgtgtgtgtgtgtgtgtgtgtgtgtgtgtgtgtgtgtgtgtgtgtgtgtgtgtgtgtgtgtgtgtgtgtgtgcaaacagaGTGTTCCTgtaaaactaaaaacaaacacCCAAACTGTTCATTAAACAGGTGGCTAAATTCAGCCGCCTGCTGCTACGGCGGAGTTTGACCAAGGAATGTTTGGCAGCGCAGCACACCAGACAAAACATAGTTTGAAGATGTGATAAAATAGAAAGAATGAGGCTTCCTCTTTTGGGTGGACTAAGGTTAACGTGGTTGGATGGGCAACCTGTCAAAATGCTGGTGTTGTTCCCAAGCTTTGCTGCAAATATACAGTAGTGGAGCAGTTGAGACGTGCGGTCATGAGAAAAGGAGGAGGATTAGGCTAATGGGTTGGTACAATAGCACTGGTGTGGAGTGTGACATGCTCTTGGCCTTGGACTGCAGTTTGAGAACTGCCCTGGCTAGTCCTCATTGGTCACAATTGGCCTCGAAGACAGAATCACTTTCACGATTGCAGCTGTTCCCTGCACACAGGCCCTTCCACAGGCAGTGAGCCCCTGGTGGACCATAGTTtcatttttaagttaaaaaagGAAGCAAAAAAGTCGCATGCATGTTGCttgtttttaatgttgaataCTTCCTTGTTCTTTGTAGCCTTCTTCGCGCTGTCTGTCCTCCATTCTGGGGAAGAGTAACCTGCAATTTGCTGGCATGACAATCAGCCTCACCATCTCAACCAGCAGCCTCAATTTGCTGGCCTCTGACTGCAAACAGGTAAAACGGGAAGCAATCTTGTTGTTGAAGATGCCTTTGTGTCTGTTGACCAGAAATCTGGCTCTGTATTGAAAAGCATCTGATTGGCAGAGGTCTGTACAGAGCCAGCTAcctaatgaaaatgcaactgtcatAAGGCTGAATTAGATTTCTGTAGCTAATATACCTCCAAATATTGTTTGAAGGAATATATTGACTATACAACAGCTTTTCAGCACATCGTTCCATGTCACATCAATCAGTCCTGGGTGTCTTTTTCTTAACTTTGCACTTGAATGATTAACTGGAAGATTTTGGACATGTAATGTCTGAGGGTATTCTTTATGATGACCACAATGACGTTTTTATTATTTGTGTCCATCAAGCCACACCAAGTGGCAAGTTCAACGCAACCAAGCAATTGGAACAATGGCAACAACAGGATGTTGCATGCAATTTTAATGTGCAACAATTTCATATCTTCAGCGTTGTTACCAGAACGGTGGAGGTTTGCCCGCAACCAGGTGCACAAAGGATAACAATCACAAGACTTGGCTACAGTTGACCATGTTGTGTTGCGCCATGTTAATAATCACTTCCACACAGCTGAAACAACTGCCTTCGACACTATCAGGACAAGAGGAAGGCTGGTTAGGAGTAAAGCAGTGCATCAGTGTGTTGCAGCTTTGAGCATTTGTGCAAGAAGTAGGGGTGGGTGAGGTCAACTTAATTGGAAAATCGCAATGTCTAAAGTAAAACATCTTGATAGATGAACTGGAGAGGGGAGGGGAGTGGTgtgttttgtacaaccccaattccaatgaagttgggacgttgtgtaaaatgtaaataaaaacagaatacaatgatttgcaaatcctcttcaacctatattcaattgaatacgccacaaagatgagatatttaatgttgaaactgatagattttattgtttttgtgcaaatatttgctgattttgaaatggatacctgcaacatgtttcaaaaaagctgggacagtggtatgtttaccactgtgttacatcacctttccttctaacaacactcaataagcgtttgggaagtgaggaatttttgatcctacgttgtcgtttggcctccacattagaaatattacgaggactgctttcttccatctgcgaaatatagcgaagattcgtcccatcctgtctatggctgatgctgaaaccctgatccaTACGTTTAGCTcttgtagattggactactgcaatgttctaatttctggtttaccgcagtctagcattaggggtctccaatttgttcaaaatgctgcagccagaattttgacacgaagcagaaagttcaaccacattacacccattttggcatcccttcactggcttcctgtcccagggagatcagattttaaagttctgctactagtgtataaaattgttcacagactggcacctccctatctagctgacctaattcaaccttatgtaccggcccgggctttgcgttctcagggtgcaggactactttgtgtcccttgggtgaataagaagtctgcgggttacagagctttctcttatcgtgcccctgttctgtggaatgatctccctgcgtcaataaaacagtcagattctgtggagactttcaagtccagacttaagacgcacttattttccctttcatatggctagcatactggcatagtatagttctacgctttttactcttttaattcattttattaggaaacggagcaggccgcagcctcaactttacctaaattctgggtctattagtgaagcttagggctagtggccggcaatcaccttagtatttcctgtttttcttgttgtttaatgctgacaaattatactgtatttcttgtctttctgatgcctcattctgtttttttctctgtctaaggtgcagctccattcagagatggatgtggtagttgtgctggagaccctcctgttctgtggagggtccacataccactgtcccagcttttttgaaatgtgttgcaggcatccatttcagaatgagcaaatatttgcacaaaaaacattattgaatataggttacacaacgtaccaacttcattggaatcggggttgtatatAATTTATGTTACACTCTTTAAAATCTGCACTcatggattaaaaaaataaatattaaaatactGTTTCTTTATTTACTGTTTTTAATGTAATAATTTGTCATAACAGGTCAAGTGAGGGTGAACCTCAGCTGATTATCCCAAGCAGATCTCGAACTGCTTCATTCAGAACAGCAGAGTACTTTTAGTTCTTTTCACCATTTGGCAAGTCGGGAAAAGTAATTCCTCTTCTTGATTCTTGATGACTCATatcactacccccccccccccttctctgcAAGAAGACCTCAGCTGTTTACATGAAAATAAAAACTCACTGCCATCCTTCATTGTAATGTCGGCCAGCCTTTCAGTGTTGGCCGAAGGAATCGCCCACCTGCCCAAACATAATAAGAAGGCTATAGGACGGTCAGAGGGCAACCGTGGGCTGAAGCTGAAGGCCACATGCTCAACATGTGATGGAAAGCTATTTTTTCCGATAAATGAATATCAGTTATCCAGATGGCCAAGTCAGAGTCTACCAGCATCAAGATGAATGCTTTCTTTAAACCTTTGTTCTGGACAGGGATTGTGTTGGTGGAGGTAGTGCTCTGGTCTCAGGAACCATCTGTTCTTTCCTTAGCTCATATCTGGTTTTTGCTCAAGGAAATTTGACAACCAGTTCTCCTCCCTCTGGTTAGTACAACATAGCTGTAACACAAACTTGGTATTTGAGTGTGACAGTGGTTGGCCACACACAGCAGGGTGACCCAGAATTTCTTTTGAAACAACAAGGTGGAGGCGTTGTGGAACCTTGCAACAACATGAGCTTGCAATACGTCAAGCCTGTTGCTGTTGTTTTGGTCTTTACTAATCTCAAAGATTCTGTCATGTTCCACTCATGAGCATCTGTCATttgagtgaaaataaaaaatgattttcAGAATTTCACATGCATATATTTACAAGCTGTGTGCGTGGTTTAACAACCTGTAACTACATTTTAACAATCTCTTGGTTTAACATTGCAACTGGAAAATGGGGTTTTTGGATAAAAATgagaaattatgtataaagtttttttttttttgtagtaatgCAATATGCATTGTTAAATCACTAAATGAGTACACGCCAATAACTGGTGTTCTTCGGTGTTCGATAACTGGTGTCATTGAATGCTTAAAAGATTTAAAATATTTGCGTCTGGTGATTTAACAGGAGCTCAGTACATTTCAAGATGATAAATGCATTTTGTAGCCAAATTGTATGTCCAGTCGTGCTACagcactgccctctggcggtcaggaggaatgaaatagacaACTACAACTGTTATTTCCAAGGTGTTGCATAATTCATGTGCATTAATTAATATTGTGCTATTTAGTCAGTTATTGTTAGTTGATCCTGTCAAATGTTTAGGTGATTATGGTGCTATCAGAATTTTTCTATTGCTGGTTATAAGTCTCAGTTTTCACGTAATTGATATGGCAGTTGTTTGCATAATTTCATACTGAGTAGTAACATAAATGGAtttcttttttaattcatttacaaTGTCTCAGGTTGAAGCTATGTGATTGAATGGCTATTTATTTGGATTCCCATTAGCATCTGCAGTGTAACTgcatcagctactcttcctggggtccattcaAATTTTAATtacaattcacaaatacacatttcAGTACAATAACACAACACATTTCCATTAAGGCCTATAAAACACAATGAAAACTCATAATACATTACAATGCTTCAGACATTTGCTTAATATAATACTTTttaagttcctttttaaaacccagacCACTGCTCAGTTCCCTTAACTTTTGGGTTAAATGATTCCATTCTCTCATGGCTCGAAACATCACTGTCTGTTGGCTCTGGTTTGTTCTACATTTAGGCATAATGAAACACAGTCCTTTGGCATGCCTAGTTGGATAAAAATGAGTATCTTTGCTGAAAGGCAATTGTTGGTAAAGGACAGACGGTATCTGAGTTAtaataatatttcttaaaaagttTGATTTTGAATATAACCACCTGTCCCTTACCAAAAGCCAAGAGAGGTGCTTATGCATTGTATCTACACTCGTCCTAAAGCCACATTTTAACGCCACACGTGCAGCTTTATTTTGCACAAGCTgtaatttttttacattatttactgAAGTGTTTGACCAAACGACTGCACAATAATCCAAATGAGACAACACtaaactttgaatgacatatgggATCACTGATTTAGTTAAATATCTTGAACATCTTCTTATCACTGCCAAACTCCGTCCCATTTTAGATactacattatttatttgtttgtcccagGACAGTTGGCTGTCAATGCAGACTCCAAGGAGCTTGACTTCTTCCACTTGTTTAACAACTGTGTTTTTTATTACAAGATTTAGTTGAGGTTTGGCTCTTAAGGAATATTTAGTTCCAGTGACAATGCTTGTTGTTTTTCCTACATTCACAATGAGTTTGTTGTCTTCAATCCAATTTTCAATCTTTTTAATTTCCTGCTCAAGTTTTGTTTTAACCTCCTCAATTGATTTCCCAGCCAGATAggctgttgtgtcatctgcaaacattgaaaTGCTTGCTGTATCAAGCACTAATGGTAGGTCATTTGTGAAAATTGAATATAAAAGTGGACCAAGACAGCTGCCTTGTGGCACACCATGTTTCAcagtttgagcatttgaaaaacatccattataatacactaattgttttctgtcacataagtaattactaataaattgcacagcagatttggagaagccataacattcaagtttttttttagaagaaTTTTGTGATCAATGAGATCAAAAGCAGCGGAGAAGTCTAGTAATACTGTCCCAGTAATATTACCTTTGTCCATTTCCCATAAGCAGTCATCTGTCATTTGGGTCAGTGCAGTCGCTGTTGAATGTTTTTCTCTATAAGCATGCTGATAGTTTGTTATTAAATTGTTCTCTCTAAAATAAGAGTTAATCTGATCATACATAATTTTTTTCCATTAATTTACTCAATACAGGGAGTAAACTAATAGGTCTACTATTTGTTGCAGAAAAATACACTTTCTTATTTTTTGGCAATGCTATAATTTTTGATATTTTCCAAGCTGacagaaatttattttcatttaaacaTTGATTAATTATGTGAGTTATGGCTGGTGCAATTATTGAGGCTACAGGTTTTAGGAGGTGCCCATCTAGTTCATCTACTCCTGGAGATTTATCATTTAGTGTCTTTAAATATTGTTCAACTTTATTTATACTTAAAACCTTAAAGCAAAATTACActtttttatttcatattttcttttatgatCTCAAATGACTGATTTTCATTTTTTGATTGTAAATTATTTCTGAATGCGTCTATCCAAGACCAGTGGAGTTGACGTATTACCATACAAGAGGGAGTTTAGACTTTCCATAACTGTataatcttttctttttcttgttttctttaaCCACAAAATTTCTAAGTTTACGATATACTTTCCAGTCAAGCTCACTTCCAGATGTTATTGCAGTCTGCTTGGCTTTATCTCTTTCCTTCATTTGTGCTTTCAAGTTGACATCCAGCCATGGACTATTTGAGTTAGATACAATACATTTCTTAATAGGTGCATATTTGTTGACAATTTTTTCAGTCATTACTTCAAACCAATTTACATGTATGATTTCATCCACATATTTGTCaagattaaaatatttaaaagatCTTTTCCTTATAATTTTAGGACCAGCTCTGGGAACTTTTGTTCTCCTGACAATACCTATTAAGTTGTGATCAGTAAATCCTACAGATGTAGAAGAGGCATTAAAACAGAGATTtggtctatttgtaaatatatggtCAATACATGTTGCTACCTCAGTTCCATCAATTTTGAGACTCACTCTAGTGCGTTCAGATATCATTTGTGTCAAACCATATGCCGTTGCCAGTGTCATCAGTCTAGATTTCATTGGACAATTCATAGTCCAGTCAGTGTTCAGGTCTCCAAGCAAAAACATCTCAGAATCTGTGCTAGTGACATGATCAAGCATCTGATCAATTTTATCTAAATAATCGTTACATGAATTTGGAGGTCTGTAACAACATCCTATAAGAATTGGCTTGAGATGTTTTAAATATACCTGTATCCAAATGGATTCAATAGAATTCAGCATTAGATCATATCTCACTTTTACTggcaagtgactttgaacataaaTTGCAACGCCACCTCCATGTGCATTTCTGTCTCGGCGGAATATATTGTACCCATTGACTGTAACTGAACTATCTTTCAAAGTTGAATCTAAGTGAGTTTCCGACACTGCCAGTATTGAAAATTGTGCTCAGCACTTAAATTTTTAGTTTCAGTTAGTTTCTTAAGCTACATATATTAATATgagctatttttttttagcattttttgTGAAATATTGTTTAGCATTAGCTTGATTTTATTTTGCTAACCTGATTTTTCTTTTGAAGTTCTATGAGGTCACCTTCTGATTCATCTGTATTTGTCTAAATCTTTTAGTTCTCTAATGACCATCACTCTAGACTCTTCACTTTGTTTCAGCATTATTTTACAATTTCTGGTCCAGGTCgcatggattttgttttgttttttcaacattCGAGCTTGTCTGGCAATTTCAGCATTTCTCTGTCAGGTGCTCATTCAGGAACACTCCTGACCCTTTTAAGTTTTTTGGCTGGTCTGAGCAACtcaattttctgttttctgttccaGAATCTAATGATTACCGATGGTTTGGCTGTCACATCTTTCCTAGGGAGTGTATTGCAAGCCTCAATGAAACTGCTCTGGATGCTCATATTCTTACTTTCAAAAAACTTCACAACTTGTTCCTCTAAAGTTTCCAGTTCTTTGGAAGAAGCATCCTCCCCATCCCTGTCAGCTGTTACAGTTCGGGCATATGTTCGATGTCTTGTGTCCAGTCCTTGAATTATCAAATCATTCATTCTTGAATACTGTTCAAGATCATCAACTCTCTTCTCCAAGTATtcaatttttttgtctttttccatTACAATGTTCTTCAGATCTCTCACCTCCTTCACATTTTTGATTTTGgaattgttctttatttttcacaACTTTTGTCTTCTTTTCACACTGAGTTTATCGTCAAGGACTTGTTTTTATAACTTGCAACGTAACTCAACTTCATTGGTTTTCTTAAGACATGTTGAAACTGTGCCCCCAAACCGTTGTTCATATTCCTGTTTTTATTCCTGCATTCTGGAGCAGGATGAACTTTACTTCAAAAAGCAGAAAAGCgagtgaaggattttttttttcttcttgagaTTGCCTACGTGCAGTGCATTACACATTAACATGTAGCACATAGAAACATGCTGTGAAGAGCACACACCTGTTCACAAATAAGGCCTTAGACCACAGACTGTCAAGGCAGCATTAGTAAGTgttgatgccattattgatccAACTTGAGTTGTTGTTGCAGACTGTTAAAAAAGTGTTCCATCCATTGCCTCTATTTAGTTTTTAATCCCTGCTCCAGTCGATGGTGCTGAATGCAGGAAAAAGCACTTTTCTCAGTAACGATTCCACATTTGTCTCTCCATCCACATGCTTCCATCTCACTTCCCACATCCATGTCATCCATACACGCTCTCTCTTTCACTCTCTCCttaattctgtttttctttttctccacagATAATTGCCAATCATCACATGCAGTCCATCTCCTTCGCCTCTGGAGGAGACCCAGTGAGTCAACCAACACTGCTCAGATTTCTCTTTGGCCTTTTTCCATCTTTCTTCAGCCTGCATATCCTTCTTTCCTGTCTTCTGTCATTGTCTGCTCCTGTGAATATCGCTCACTCCATTGCTGGGCTGTCCTCTTCCATTTGTGAGCTCATAGCTTCCTAATCATTTCTGCTTTAGCTCCATGTGTTTTTAACTCCTGTTATGACTGAATAGGATATTTTTCTTACTTCCCCACCTGTTTGTTCTTAAACTACCcttcaattttgttttgtttttttctgctgtTGATTCTCCTCTCTTCTGACTTTCTTCCAATATCTCTTACAGGATACAGCCGAATATGTTGCATATGTGGCCAAAGACCCAGTCAACCAGAGAGGTGAGCACCAACAGGAAAATAACACCTTCACTCAGATGGCACTTTGCTTATTGTCTGAATAGGTCTTTAGTTTCATAGCAAAGAAAAATTCTACAAATTTACACCCACTGTGTAGCCAGACTATTAATGAGGA
The Thalassophryne amazonica chromosome 7, fThaAma1.1, whole genome shotgun sequence genome window above contains:
- the shc1 gene encoding SHC-transforming protein 1 isoform X1: MELVPKTKYTHFRSESLSSTDETNSNPSSFPPSSPATPLTPSPGLPSSLSSSSLTPILPPSSPRPAENSPTTLCSFFPRMGSLRLGVSATLLPGLKASSRPQQPQARVESSGDDRSSSSSSPPSHHPAPPLTAPSPPPRPPLQDMNRLAVVSRRARVEGGQLGGDEWTRHGSFVNKPTRGWLHSDTVVSTTGVSYTVRYMGCVEVLQSMRALDFSTRTQVTREAISVVCEAVPGAKGAQRRRKPSSRCLSSILGKSNLQFAGMTISLTISTSSLNLLASDCKQIIANHHMQSISFASGGDPDTAEYVAYVAKDPVNQRACHILECSEGLAQEVISTIGQAFELRFKQYLKNPPKLVTPHDRMAPFDGSAWEEEDDEAAPLPDVPYYNNFPGKQPPPGGLIDMRTRPGATLPYGQPGQNDIHKQPLPPLPVGAKEGGRELFDDPSYVNVDKPRPPAAAANGNAHRDAFDMKPFDDALGVSGHSGPSSGTAAPPLVEQLQCEAWFHGSLSRREAERLLTRDGDFLVRESGTTPGQYVLTGQQGGQPKHLLLVDPEGVVRTKDHRFESVSHLISYHMDNRLPIVSAGSEVCLQQPVERRA
- the shc1 gene encoding SHC-transforming protein 1 isoform X2, which gives rise to MELVPKTKYTHFRSESLSSTDETNSNPSSFPPSSPATPLTPSPGLPSSLSSSSLTPILPPSSPRPAENSPTTLCSFFPRMGSLRLGVSATLLPGLKASSRPQQPQARVESSGDDRSSSSSSPPSHHPAPPLTAPSPPPRPPLQDMNRLAVVSRRARVEGGQLGGDEWTRHGSFVNKPTRGWLHSDTVVSTTGVSYTVRYMGCVEVLQSMRALDFSTRTQVTREAISVVCEAVPGAKGAQRRRKPSSRCLSSILGKSNLQFAGMTISLTISTSSLNLLASDCKQDTAEYVAYVAKDPVNQRACHILECSEGLAQEVISTIGQAFELRFKQYLKNPPKLVTPHDRMAPFDGSAWEEEDDEAAPLPDVPYYNNFPGKQPPPGGLIDMRTRPGATLPYGQPGQNDIHKQPLPPLPVGAKEGGRELFDDPSYVNVDKPRPPAAAANGNAHRDAFDMKPFDDALGVSGHSGPSSGTAAPPLVEQLQCEAWFHGSLSRREAERLLTRDGDFLVRESGTTPGQYVLTGQQGGQPKHLLLVDPEGVVRTKDHRFESVSHLISYHMDNRLPIVSAGSEVCLQQPVERRA